The following proteins are co-located in the Pseudomonas sp. ATCC 13867 genome:
- a CDS encoding fimbrial biogenesis chaperone: MRRSLSRTLLTSLVAVASLSSLMAQANVVITGTRVVYPAAEREVTVKLTNAGTTPALVQAWVDRGDPKTRPEQSDAPFVVTPPVARLDASKGQTLRIAFTGESLPGDRESVFWLNVLDVPPLPTQKDINYMQVAYRSRIKLFYRPAGLPGNPSQAAEKLAWTLTPDAHGLALNCTNASAYHLSLGRVTLLVAGKRFTSDADGMVRPGSTMSFPLKGLATPPTGEMKVTYNWINDYGASIPGESLLRR, from the coding sequence ATGCGCAGGTCCCTTTCTCGCACCCTCCTGACCTCCCTGGTAGCCGTTGCCTCCCTGTCGTCCCTGATGGCGCAGGCCAATGTGGTGATTACCGGAACCCGGGTCGTCTATCCCGCAGCTGAGCGTGAAGTCACCGTGAAGCTGACCAACGCAGGAACAACGCCCGCCCTGGTGCAAGCCTGGGTGGACAGGGGGGATCCCAAGACCCGTCCCGAGCAATCCGACGCTCCATTCGTGGTGACGCCGCCGGTTGCCAGGCTCGATGCCAGCAAGGGGCAGACGTTGCGCATTGCGTTCACCGGCGAATCTCTTCCAGGCGATAGGGAGAGCGTGTTCTGGCTGAATGTTCTGGATGTCCCGCCGCTGCCAACGCAGAAGGACATCAACTACATGCAGGTGGCCTACCGCTCCCGGATCAAGCTGTTCTATCGCCCGGCGGGCTTGCCCGGCAATCCCTCGCAGGCGGCCGAGAAACTGGCCTGGACGCTGACGCCGGATGCTCACGGCCTGGCGCTGAATTGCACCAATGCCAGCGCCTACCACCTGTCCCTCGGCAGGGTGACATTGCTCGTCGCCGGCAAACGCTTCACCAGCGATGCCGACGGCATGGTCAGGCCGGGTTCCACCATGAGCTTCCCTTTGAAGGGGCTTGCTACTCCACCAACCGGCGAGATGAAGGTCACCTACAACTGGATCAACGACTACGGTGCGTCGATCCCGGGTGAGTCCCTACTGCGACGCTGA
- a CDS encoding fimbrial protein, with product MRCNHFFQLPCRQWALALLMLAAVLSHIGSVRADCKAFNGSLPQSLDYNMSVVVPEGLSAGATIPGTYRPFTITGACTPDAWVGNGAPPPAVGSTIVACVASGTASPVPGIPGVYSTGIAGVGMALLDASGNRVQNAQNQQCASHFGQLQGGGTAPYTLLYNLTGAMELVKTSPAGTPVDSGMLTSANAAWLFGVYETLWVLNYSSGALAPSMISPAGNLQISSVTCTVTSPSTVQLPKVGLSALSRVGSVAGGTPFNIGLLCNKNLKVGIRMEAAPGVTAVDSQSGILGSQGTAQGVGIQLLKSDFSSMPLDQRVDLGNISANGQVSFGYFARYHRTGTTISPGTVQSQMVFTFDYQ from the coding sequence ATGCGTTGCAATCATTTCTTCCAACTGCCATGCAGGCAGTGGGCTCTCGCACTGCTCATGCTTGCGGCGGTTCTTTCGCACATCGGTTCGGTCCGGGCGGACTGCAAGGCGTTCAATGGCAGCCTGCCACAGAGCCTGGACTACAACATGAGCGTGGTGGTGCCAGAGGGCCTGTCTGCCGGGGCAACCATTCCCGGCACCTATCGCCCCTTCACCATCACCGGCGCCTGCACACCTGACGCGTGGGTCGGTAACGGCGCACCTCCACCCGCGGTCGGTTCCACGATCGTGGCCTGTGTGGCCAGTGGAACGGCCAGCCCCGTACCGGGTATTCCTGGCGTGTACTCCACCGGTATAGCCGGCGTGGGCATGGCCCTGCTGGATGCGTCAGGCAATCGGGTCCAGAACGCACAGAACCAGCAGTGCGCTTCCCATTTCGGTCAGCTCCAGGGCGGAGGAACGGCGCCATACACGCTCTTGTACAACCTCACCGGGGCCATGGAACTGGTCAAGACCTCTCCGGCTGGAACTCCGGTTGACTCCGGCATGCTGACCAGCGCCAACGCGGCGTGGCTGTTCGGTGTCTATGAGACGCTTTGGGTACTCAACTACAGCAGTGGTGCCTTGGCGCCTTCCATGATCTCTCCAGCGGGAAACCTGCAGATATCCAGCGTGACCTGCACGGTCACCAGCCCGAGTACGGTGCAGTTGCCCAAGGTAGGACTCTCCGCGCTTTCCCGGGTGGGTTCGGTCGCCGGAGGAACGCCCTTCAATATCGGCCTGCTGTGCAACAAGAACCTGAAGGTCGGGATCAGGATGGAAGCGGCGCCTGGCGTGACGGCGGTAGATTCCCAGTCCGGGATACTGGGTTCCCAGGGCACCGCCCAGGGTGTCGGCATTCAGTTGCTGAAAAGCGACTTCTCGTCCATGCCACTCGATCAGCGCGTGGATCTGGGCAATATTTCCGCCAACGGCCAGGTCAGTTTCGGGTATTTCGCCCGCTACCATAGAACGGGTACCACCATTTCGCCCGGGACCGTGCAGAGCCAGATGGTGTTCACCTTCGATTATCAGTGA
- the mltB gene encoding lytic murein transglycosylase B has product MKKGMQVLREWAARGMHWVGLAGAIGMSGAAQAGDYDGSPQVAEFVSEMTRDYGFAGEQLMGLFHDVERKQSILDAISRPAERVKTWKEYRPIFVTDARINRGVDFWNQNAEALARAEQEYGVPAQYIVSIIGVETFFGRNTGNFKVMDALATLGFDYPPRADFFRKELKQFLLLAREQQVDPLSLTGSYAGAMGLPQFMPSSFRAYAVDFDGDGHINIWSDPTDAIGSVANYFKQHGWHTGEPVVSQAELGTSTAEDALTQGLEPQMNLSQLRSQGWRTHDVLRDDLMVTAMRLEGDQGTEYWVGLPNFYVITRYNRSAMYAMAVHQLAGEIAKARGVH; this is encoded by the coding sequence GTGAAGAAAGGAATGCAAGTACTGCGCGAATGGGCAGCCAGGGGAATGCATTGGGTCGGGCTCGCGGGGGCGATCGGCATGTCCGGTGCCGCGCAGGCGGGCGACTACGATGGTTCGCCCCAGGTCGCGGAGTTCGTCAGCGAGATGACCCGTGACTACGGCTTCGCCGGCGAACAGCTCATGGGCCTGTTCCATGACGTGGAGCGCAAGCAGTCCATCCTCGACGCCATCTCCCGTCCCGCCGAGCGGGTCAAGACCTGGAAGGAATACCGCCCGATCTTCGTCACCGACGCGCGCATCAATCGCGGCGTGGACTTCTGGAACCAGAACGCCGAAGCCCTGGCCCGCGCCGAGCAGGAATACGGCGTACCGGCCCAGTACATCGTCTCCATCATCGGCGTCGAAACCTTCTTCGGCCGCAACACCGGCAACTTCAAGGTGATGGACGCGCTGGCCACCCTGGGCTTCGACTACCCGCCGCGCGCCGACTTCTTCCGCAAGGAACTCAAGCAGTTCCTCCTGCTGGCCCGCGAGCAGCAGGTCGACCCGCTCAGCCTGACCGGCTCCTACGCCGGCGCCATGGGGCTGCCGCAGTTCATGCCGAGCAGCTTCCGCGCCTACGCCGTGGACTTCGATGGCGATGGCCACATCAACATCTGGAGCGACCCGACCGATGCCATCGGTAGCGTCGCCAACTACTTCAAGCAGCACGGCTGGCACACCGGCGAGCCGGTGGTGTCGCAGGCCGAGCTGGGCACCTCCACCGCCGAGGACGCCCTCACCCAGGGCCTCGAGCCGCAGATGAACCTGAGTCAGCTACGCTCTCAGGGCTGGCGCACCCATGACGTGCTGCGCGACGACCTGATGGTGACCGCCATGCGCCTGGAAGGTGACCAGGGCACCGAATACTGGGTCGGCCTGCCGAACTTCTATGTGATCACCCGCTACAACCGCAGCGCCATGTACGCTATGGCGGTCCATCAGCTGGCCGGCGAAATCGCCAAGGCGCGAGGTGTCCATTGA
- a CDS encoding septal ring lytic transglycosylase RlpA family protein, whose product MSKRISSPGLRSVACIGLSAVFLASCTGNRAPQPQPVNSGISGPIDYSRPHRDGAPWWDVDVSRIPDAVPMPHNGPFKNNPYTVLGKTYYPLSNSNTYSVVGTASWYGTKFHGQATANGEQYDLYGMTAAHKTLPLPSYVRVTNLDNGKSVIVRVNDRGPFYSDRVIDLSFAAAKKLGYAESGTAHVKVEGIDPDRWWAAQGKQPPMIMALPKMASQPAAAQPQAVAMAQPIETYTPPPAQHAAPLAPVQIDSKKNASLPADGLYLQVGAFANPDAAELLKEKVGGLTGAKAFISSVVVNQQTLYRVRLGPIGTQDEASRMQDSIRVAKLGQPKLVRLD is encoded by the coding sequence TTGAGCAAGCGAATCAGCAGTCCCGGCCTCCGGTCCGTCGCCTGCATCGGCCTGAGCGCCGTGTTCCTCGCCAGTTGCACCGGTAACCGCGCGCCTCAGCCGCAGCCAGTGAACAGCGGTATCTCCGGCCCCATCGACTACAGCCGTCCACACCGCGACGGCGCTCCCTGGTGGGATGTCGACGTCTCGCGCATCCCCGATGCCGTGCCGATGCCGCACAACGGGCCGTTCAAGAACAATCCCTACACCGTACTGGGCAAGACCTACTACCCGCTGAGCAACTCGAATACCTACAGCGTGGTCGGTACCGCCTCCTGGTACGGCACCAAGTTCCACGGCCAGGCCACCGCCAACGGCGAGCAATACGACCTGTACGGCATGACCGCCGCGCACAAGACCCTGCCGCTGCCCAGCTACGTCCGCGTGACCAACCTGGACAACGGCAAGAGCGTCATCGTCCGGGTCAACGACCGCGGACCGTTCTATTCCGATCGGGTGATCGACCTGTCCTTCGCCGCCGCCAAGAAGCTCGGCTACGCCGAGAGCGGCACCGCCCACGTGAAGGTGGAGGGCATCGACCCTGACCGCTGGTGGGCCGCCCAGGGCAAGCAGCCGCCGATGATCATGGCCCTGCCGAAGATGGCCTCGCAGCCAGCCGCCGCGCAGCCCCAGGCCGTGGCGATGGCGCAACCGATCGAAACCTACACTCCGCCGCCGGCGCAGCATGCAGCGCCCCTGGCGCCGGTTCAGATCGACTCAAAAAAAAACGCTTCATTACCAGCCGATGGCCTGTATCTCCAGGTGGGTGCCTTCGCCAACCCGGACGCTGCGGAGCTACTCAAGGAGAAGGTCGGCGGCCTGACGGGGGCCAAGGCCTTTATCAGCTCGGTCGTGGTCAACCAGCAGACCTTGTACCGGGTGCGCCTGGGGCCGATCGGGACGCAGGATGAAGCAAGCCGGATGCAGGACAGCATCCGCGTGGCCAAGCTTGGCCAACCCAAGCTCGTGCGCCTGGACTGA
- a CDS encoding D-alanyl-D-alanine carboxypeptidase family protein — protein sequence MNIFNFAKRLSLLVLLSAPVASWAAEVVPAAPQLAAKAWVLMDGASGNILVENNGDERLPPASLTKLMTAYIATKEIEGGRITESDQVTVSEHAWRTGGSRMFIKVGSQVSVSDLLHGIIIQSGNDASVALAEHIAGSEDAFADMMNTTAQKLGMTNSHFMDATGLPNPDHYSSAKDMAVLARAIIYGEPTHYAIYAQKEFLWNNIKQPNRNLLLWRDKTVDGLKTGHTDEAGYCLVASAMRDGQRMIAVVFGTNSEQARAAETQKLLTYGFRFFESQTFYKKGAELTKAMVWKGSEHEVKAGLAEDLTMTMPRGQLKQLQANMVVEPSLMAPIQQGQVIGKVEVKLGDKVVRTSDLVALNAVEEGGFFRRIWDSLRLFFYGLFN from the coding sequence ATGAACATCTTCAACTTCGCCAAACGCCTGTCATTGCTTGTGCTGCTCAGCGCCCCCGTGGCCAGTTGGGCCGCTGAAGTCGTTCCCGCCGCGCCGCAACTGGCGGCCAAAGCCTGGGTGCTGATGGACGGCGCCAGCGGCAACATCCTGGTCGAGAACAACGGCGACGAGCGCCTGCCGCCCGCCAGCCTGACCAAGCTGATGACCGCCTACATCGCCACCAAGGAAATCGAAGGCGGCCGCATCACCGAATCCGACCAGGTCACCGTCAGCGAACACGCCTGGCGCACCGGCGGCTCGCGCATGTTCATCAAGGTCGGCTCCCAGGTCTCGGTCAGCGACCTGCTGCACGGCATCATCATCCAGTCCGGCAACGACGCCTCCGTCGCCTTGGCCGAGCACATCGCCGGCAGCGAAGACGCCTTCGCCGACATGATGAACACCACCGCGCAGAAGCTGGGCATGACCAACTCCCACTTCATGGACGCCACCGGCCTGCCCAACCCGGACCACTACTCCTCCGCCAAGGACATGGCCGTCCTCGCCCGCGCCATCATCTACGGCGAGCCGACCCACTACGCCATCTACGCGCAGAAAGAGTTCCTCTGGAACAACATCAAGCAGCCCAACCGCAACCTGCTGCTGTGGCGCGACAAGACCGTCGACGGCCTGAAGACCGGCCACACCGACGAAGCCGGCTACTGCCTGGTGGCGTCCGCCATGCGCGACGGCCAGCGCATGATCGCTGTCGTCTTCGGCACCAACAGCGAGCAGGCCCGCGCCGCCGAAACCCAGAAACTGTTGACCTACGGCTTCCGCTTCTTCGAATCGCAGACCTTCTACAAGAAGGGCGCCGAGCTGACCAAGGCGATGGTCTGGAAGGGCTCCGAGCACGAAGTCAAAGCCGGCCTGGCCGAAGACCTGACCATGACCATGCCGCGCGGCCAGCTCAAGCAGTTGCAGGCCAACATGGTCGTCGAGCCCAGCCTGATGGCGCCGATCCAGCAGGGTCAGGTCATCGGCAAGGTCGAGGTCAAGCTGGGTGACAAGGTCGTTCGCACCTCCGACCTGGTCGCCCTGAACGCCGTGGAAGAAGGCGGCTTCTTCCGCCGTATCTGGGATAGCCTGCGCCTGTTCTTCTACGGCCTGTTCAACTGA
- the lipB gene encoding lipoyl(octanoyl) transferase LipB: MGGTLGFRELGIQPYEPTWHAMQRFTAERDPATPDEVWLLEHQRVFTQGQAGKAEHVLFPGDIPVVQVDRGGQVTYHGPGQLVAYLMLDVRRSGIGVRDLVSRIEQSLIGLLEGYGVTAVSKPDAPGVYVDGAKIASLGLRIRNGRSFHGLALNVDMDLEPFRRINPCGYAGMAMTQLSQLAGPIALADVRERLRGELVQRLGYAAQKTLTGGIQPR, encoded by the coding sequence ATGGGCGGCACGCTGGGCTTTCGCGAGCTGGGCATCCAGCCCTACGAGCCAACCTGGCACGCCATGCAGCGCTTCACCGCCGAGCGCGACCCCGCCACGCCCGACGAAGTCTGGCTGCTCGAACACCAGCGCGTGTTCACCCAGGGCCAGGCCGGCAAGGCCGAGCACGTCCTGTTCCCCGGCGACATCCCGGTGGTCCAGGTCGACCGCGGCGGTCAGGTGACCTACCACGGCCCCGGCCAACTGGTCGCCTACCTCATGCTTGACGTGCGCCGCTCCGGCATTGGCGTGCGCGACCTCGTCTCGCGCATCGAACAGAGCCTCATCGGCCTGCTCGAAGGCTACGGCGTCACGGCCGTGTCCAAACCCGATGCGCCGGGCGTCTATGTCGACGGCGCGAAAATCGCTTCCCTCGGCCTGCGCATCCGCAACGGCCGCTCCTTCCACGGCCTGGCCCTCAATGTGGACATGGACCTGGAACCCTTTCGACGCATCAATCCCTGCGGTTACGCAGGCATGGCCATGACCCAGCTGAGTCAGCTGGCCGGCCCCATCGCATTGGCCGATGTGCGCGAGCGCCTGCGTGGCGAACTCGTCCAGCGCCTTGGCTACGCGGCACAGAAGACCCTAACGGGCGGGATCCAACCTAGATGA
- a CDS encoding DUF493 domain-containing protein, whose protein sequence is MTDTPDSVDRLNTENEQPAPKIEFPCERYPIKVIGDAGEGFSDLVVEIIQRHAPDLDVTTLVTRDSRNGRFLSVQVLITATGVDQLQNIHKDLRATGRVHMVI, encoded by the coding sequence ATGACTGATACCCCTGATTCTGTCGATCGTCTCAATACCGAGAATGAGCAACCCGCACCGAAGATCGAGTTCCCCTGCGAACGCTATCCGATCAAGGTCATCGGCGACGCCGGCGAAGGCTTCTCCGATCTGGTCGTCGAAATCATCCAGCGCCATGCGCCCGACCTCGACGTCACCACCCTGGTCACCCGTGACAGCCGCAACGGCCGTTTCCTGTCCGTGCAGGTGCTGATCACCGCCACCGGTGTCGACCAGTTGCAGAACATTCATAAAGACCTGCGCGCCACCGGCCGCGTTCACATGGTGATCTGA
- a CDS encoding fimbrial protein encodes MKKLHAAVALIALGLGSNAFAYDALVNFNGEVTDQTCKIDGSDSAVTKTVNLPTVSVNALATVGDWAGRTPFNFQLTDCSSARATAHFEPGPTIDTANGNLINQAAAGSNAQIQLLNDSFSPINLATNGGSQTVDTSSGSATLQYYAQYFANVAPVIAGPVTSSVYMTLDYQ; translated from the coding sequence ATGAAAAAGCTTCATGCCGCCGTCGCCCTGATCGCCCTGGGGTTGGGCAGCAATGCCTTCGCCTATGACGCACTGGTGAACTTCAATGGTGAGGTGACGGACCAGACCTGCAAGATCGACGGTAGCGACAGCGCCGTTACCAAGACCGTCAACCTGCCCACCGTAAGCGTCAACGCGCTGGCAACCGTCGGCGACTGGGCCGGCCGCACTCCGTTCAACTTCCAGTTGACCGACTGCAGTTCGGCGCGTGCCACGGCGCACTTTGAGCCGGGTCCGACCATCGATACCGCGAACGGCAACCTGATCAACCAGGCCGCCGCTGGTTCGAATGCGCAGATTCAACTCCTCAATGACTCGTTCTCCCCGATCAACCTGGCCACCAACGGCGGTTCCCAGACGGTGGACACCTCCAGCGGCAGCGCGACGCTGCAGTACTACGCCCAGTACTTCGCCAATGTCGCGCCGGTAATCGCTGGTCCTGTAACGTCCAGCGTCTACATGACCCTCGACTATCAGTAA
- a CDS encoding fimbria/pilus outer membrane usher protein: MNRIRSFQRISRFGNAGRRACGLHSARSWLMLGMLSAAVGICAEALADVSNQFAAFNPSFFSNGEGGTSVDLSRFENGNPVDPGNYRLDVYVNGNWIGRQDVRVVSGEGKNAAPGYCFKRGQLRAMGIDFTKLPKGSQSSGHEPECLDLQQTVPGSTLDVDMSEQRATISVPQAYAGRRARGYVDPGEWDRGVTAGFLSYNANVFQTDSRDGADSTQYYAGVNAGLNLKDWRLRYNGSYNRSQTQGAPSSSRFDSLNAYAQRDVTALKSQLTLGEYYSPSDLFDSVPYTGVQLGSDDRMRPDSQNGFAPTIRGVADTNARVTVKQGDNTLYETTVAPGPFVIDDLYNTGYAGDLTIVVTESDGRVKSFVVPYASVSQLVRPGVTRYNVTAGQYRDDNLHDAPSFVQGTYQHGVSNLMTAYAGGIVAEKYLSGMGGLAFSTPLGALAADVTYSQASGLPDGIDTSSSMSGQSYRLTYSKLLDATSTNFTVAAYRFSSADFLNLQDYAWLRDSDDPNRQVYRQRNRFQLSVTQPLGEYGSFYFTGSRQDYWNRSQGNTTFQAGYNTGFSWGSLGLSASRTRNEDGNFDSTYMVTVNLPIGATSSSPMYLSTTTSYSDSRNNSLQTNLGGSLGEQHQLSYNLFASALKSDGDRSGSEGLSATYNAPMAAFSASASNGDDYRQASFGARGSLVAHPGGVNFTQNQGETMAIVEAKGAGGAKVLNNVGAKVSDNGYAVVSGLMPYRQNEVEIDPKGISPDVELEVTSQSVAPRFGSIVMLKYPTVAGKPVLLQVTRDDGIAIPLGAEVLDADGKPLSMVGQGGQIFLRGIAEQGRLLIRWGEGEGQSCRLGYSLPSESAKGAVVQKVAVRCQVVTRGGALALSGT, from the coding sequence ATGAACAGGATCAGAAGTTTTCAACGAATTTCCCGCTTTGGAAATGCTGGGAGGCGGGCGTGCGGACTGCATTCCGCCAGGTCGTGGTTGATGCTGGGAATGCTGTCTGCTGCTGTCGGCATCTGTGCCGAAGCGCTGGCGGACGTGTCCAACCAGTTCGCTGCCTTCAACCCCAGCTTCTTCAGCAATGGCGAGGGCGGCACTTCGGTCGATCTCTCGCGCTTCGAGAATGGCAATCCCGTCGATCCGGGCAATTACCGGCTGGATGTCTATGTCAATGGCAACTGGATCGGCCGGCAGGACGTCAGGGTCGTCAGCGGGGAAGGCAAGAACGCCGCGCCTGGTTACTGCTTCAAGCGCGGCCAGCTTCGGGCCATGGGTATCGATTTCACCAAGCTGCCCAAGGGCAGCCAGAGCAGCGGCCATGAGCCGGAGTGCCTGGATCTCCAGCAGACCGTCCCCGGTAGCACACTGGATGTCGACATGTCCGAACAGCGTGCCACCATAAGCGTACCGCAGGCCTATGCAGGCCGTCGCGCGCGTGGATATGTCGACCCTGGCGAATGGGACAGGGGCGTGACCGCCGGTTTCCTTTCCTACAATGCCAACGTCTTCCAGACCGACAGTCGTGATGGCGCCGACAGTACCCAGTACTACGCCGGCGTCAATGCGGGCCTGAACCTGAAGGACTGGCGTCTGCGTTACAACGGCTCGTACAACCGCAGCCAGACCCAGGGCGCTCCTTCCTCCAGCCGTTTCGACTCGCTGAACGCCTATGCCCAGCGGGATGTCACCGCCCTGAAGTCGCAACTGACCCTGGGTGAGTACTACAGCCCGAGCGACCTGTTTGACAGCGTTCCCTATACCGGCGTCCAGCTGGGATCGGACGATCGCATGCGTCCGGACTCCCAGAACGGCTTCGCGCCGACGATCCGTGGCGTTGCTGATACCAATGCGCGGGTTACGGTCAAACAGGGTGACAACACCCTGTACGAGACTACGGTGGCGCCCGGCCCGTTCGTTATCGATGACCTGTACAACACCGGCTATGCCGGCGACCTGACGATCGTGGTGACGGAATCCGACGGCCGCGTGAAGTCGTTCGTCGTGCCCTATGCGTCGGTGTCGCAACTGGTGCGGCCTGGGGTGACCCGCTACAACGTCACCGCCGGTCAGTATCGCGACGACAACCTGCACGATGCGCCCAGCTTCGTACAGGGCACCTACCAGCACGGCGTCTCCAATCTCATGACTGCCTACGCCGGCGGGATCGTCGCCGAGAAATATCTGTCCGGTATGGGCGGCCTGGCTTTCAGCACGCCGCTCGGTGCACTGGCTGCGGATGTCACTTATTCCCAGGCCAGCGGCCTGCCGGACGGCATCGACACCAGCAGTTCCATGAGTGGACAGAGCTACCGGCTCACCTACAGCAAGCTGCTGGATGCCACCAGCACCAACTTCACCGTGGCTGCCTATCGGTTCTCCAGTGCGGATTTTCTCAATCTGCAGGACTACGCATGGCTCAGAGACAGCGACGATCCGAACCGCCAGGTCTATCGCCAGCGCAACCGTTTCCAGCTCAGTGTTACCCAGCCGCTGGGAGAGTACGGCAGTTTCTACTTCACCGGCTCCAGGCAGGACTACTGGAACCGCAGCCAAGGCAATACCACCTTCCAGGCCGGTTACAACACCGGCTTCAGTTGGGGCAGCCTCGGTCTGTCGGCCTCGCGTACGCGTAATGAGGACGGGAATTTCGACAGCACCTACATGGTGACCGTGAACCTGCCCATCGGCGCCACCTCATCCAGTCCGATGTATCTGAGCACCACCACCAGCTATTCCGACAGCAGGAACAACAGCCTCCAGACCAACCTCGGCGGCAGTCTGGGCGAGCAGCATCAGCTCAGCTACAACCTCTTTGCTTCGGCATTGAAGAGCGACGGCGACAGGTCCGGTAGCGAAGGATTGTCCGCCACCTACAACGCGCCGATGGCCGCCTTCAGCGCTTCTGCGAGCAACGGCGATGACTACAGGCAGGCCAGTTTCGGTGCCCGTGGCAGCCTTGTGGCCCATCCTGGCGGGGTCAACTTCACCCAGAACCAGGGCGAAACCATGGCCATCGTCGAGGCCAAGGGCGCCGGCGGCGCGAAGGTACTCAACAATGTCGGCGCCAAGGTATCCGACAATGGTTACGCGGTGGTATCCGGCCTGATGCCCTACCGGCAAAACGAGGTCGAGATCGATCCCAAGGGAATCTCTCCGGATGTGGAGCTGGAGGTGACCTCGCAATCGGTGGCGCCCCGTTTCGGTTCCATCGTGATGCTCAAGTACCCGACCGTGGCGGGAAAGCCGGTACTCCTCCAGGTGACCCGGGATGACGGTATAGCCATTCCGCTCGGTGCTGAGGTGCTGGATGCCGATGGCAAGCCGCTGTCGATGGTCGGGCAGGGCGGGCAGATCTTCCTCCGCGGCATTGCGGAGCAGGGGCGGCTGCTGATTCGCTGGGGCGAAGGGGAGGGGCAGAGCTGCCGCCTCGGCTACAGCCTGCCCTCCGAATCTGCGAAGGGGGCTGTCGTGCAGAAAGTCGCGGTGCGCTGCCAGGTCGTTACCCGCGGCGGCGCCCTGGCGCTTTCCGGGACCTGA
- the lipA gene encoding lipoyl synthase, with translation MSTVVDNAGQAAPAAKPGKVEVGVKLRGAEKVARIPVKIIPTEELPKKPDWIRVRIPVSPEVDRIKQLLRKHKLHSVCEEASCPNLGECFSGGTATFMIMGDICTRRCPFCDVGHGRPKPLDVDEPSNLAIAIADLRLKYVVITSVDRDDLRDGGAQHFADCLREIRKLSPGVQLETLVPDYRGRMDIALEITANEPPDVFNHNLETVPRLYKSSRPGSDFEWSLDLLQKFKQMVPHVPTKSGLMLGLGETDEEVIEVMHRMREHDIDMLTLGQYLQPSRNHLPVQRFVHPDTFAWFAEEGAKMGFKNVASGPLVRSSYHADQQAHGEKIG, from the coding sequence ATGAGCACTGTTGTGGACAACGCAGGTCAGGCAGCCCCGGCCGCCAAGCCGGGCAAGGTGGAAGTCGGCGTCAAGCTGCGCGGCGCAGAGAAGGTCGCGCGCATTCCGGTGAAGATCATCCCCACCGAGGAACTGCCGAAGAAGCCCGACTGGATTCGCGTGCGCATCCCCGTTTCTCCCGAGGTCGACCGCATCAAGCAACTGCTGCGCAAGCACAAGCTGCACAGCGTCTGCGAAGAGGCCTCCTGCCCGAACCTGGGCGAGTGCTTCTCCGGCGGCACCGCGACCTTCATGATCATGGGCGACATCTGCACCCGTCGCTGCCCGTTCTGCGACGTCGGCCACGGCCGTCCGAAGCCGCTGGATGTCGACGAGCCGAGCAACCTCGCCATCGCCATCGCCGACCTGCGCCTGAAGTACGTGGTGATCACCTCGGTGGACCGCGACGACCTGCGTGACGGCGGCGCCCAGCACTTCGCCGACTGCCTGCGCGAGATCCGCAAGCTGTCCCCCGGCGTACAGCTGGAAACCCTGGTCCCGGACTACCGCGGGCGCATGGACATCGCCCTGGAAATCACCGCCAACGAGCCGCCGGACGTATTCAACCACAACCTGGAAACCGTACCGCGCCTGTACAAGTCCTCGCGTCCGGGCTCCGACTTCGAGTGGTCGCTGGACCTGCTGCAGAAGTTCAAGCAGATGGTCCCGCACGTACCGACCAAGTCCGGCCTGATGCTCGGCCTGGGCGAAACCGACGAGGAAGTCATCGAAGTCATGCACCGTATGCGCGAGCACGACATCGACATGCTGACCCTCGGACAGTACCTGCAGCCCTCGCGCAACCACCTTCCGGTGCAGCGCTTCGTCCACCCGGACACCTTCGCCTGGTTCGCCGAGGAAGGCGCGAAGATGGGCTTCAAGAACGTCGCCTCCGGCCCGCTGGTACGCTCCTCCTACCATGCCGACCAGCAGGCGCACGGCGAGAAGATCGGCTAG